A region of Lycium barbarum isolate Lr01 chromosome 1, ASM1917538v2, whole genome shotgun sequence DNA encodes the following proteins:
- the LOC132639954 gene encoding uncharacterized protein C115.02c isoform X3, which translates to MRAWREKRQYNAKTKTIGPSYGHVCHFLTLYIQQINWRMHFSNEPSFFSAHSKQGANRKMRKLSVFLSIGFARTSSQFRCNTNNVLRFYSNFTSPPKNPGLLAHYRSLVEQGKLQHDPYQEKVASELESLLGRLEQYEKDMEEYHAKLAQWEDNRENRRRKLLMEEAEAKQQGAFTPINKSRNIFQRWMSRKPEDVEEGVGKWVSYLNREKKLDTQVGRRPAAPPAPKGLYLYGNVGSGKTMLMDMFYKASEGIVKHRRRFHFNEAMLEINEHMHKIWKIQMEQKSLQSSISGWVMNLPFDSKVKEWIAAEERYKQDVQMKNILLDVADKFLVNQADRRRGASILCFDEIQTVDVFAIVALSGILSRLLSTGTVLVATSNRAPTDLNQDGMQREIFQKLLKNLDKHCETVLIGSEVDYRRLIAERSTDQVHYIWPLNSNIKREFEDTWNKISKQAGGSIISHTIPVMFGRTLEVPESCNGVARFNFEYLCGRTVLCSSWSSRLHCSG; encoded by the exons ATGCGAGCATGGAGAGAGAAGAGACAATACAATGCGAAGACAAAAACGATTGGACCCTCGTATGGCCACGTGTGTCATTTTCTAACACTATACATTCAACAAATTAATTGGCGCATGCACTTTTCTAACGAACCTTCATTCTTCTCTGCTCATTCGAAACAAGGAGCTAATCGAAAAATGAGAAAGCTTTCTGTTTTTCTTTCTATTGGATTTGCACGCACATCCTCCCAATTCCGCTGCAATACCAATAATGTTCTTCGTTTTTACAGCAATTTCACTTCTCCCCCCAAGAATCCTG GACTGCTTGCACATTACAGGAGTCTTGTTGAACAGGGGAAGCTGCAGCATGATCCTTACCAGGAAAAAGTTGCTTCTGAACTAGAAAGTCTGCTTGGAAGGTTGGAACAATATGAAAAGGATATGGAGGAATATCAT GCAAAGCTTGCACAATGGGAGGATAATAGGGAAAATCGGAGGCGTAAGCTTCTTATGGAGGAAGCTGAGGCCAAACAGCAAGGTGCATTTACACCAATAAACAAATCTCGCAATATTTTTCAAAGATGGATGTCTCG GAAACCTGAAGATGTGGAAGAAGGAGTGGGGAAATGGGTTTCATATCTTAATCGCGAGAAGAAGTTAGACACACAAGTCGGCCGCCGCCCTGCTGCTCCTCCAGCCCCAAAAGGACTATATCTATATGGCAATGTTGGGAGTG GGAAGACAATGCTTATGGATATGTTTTATAAGGCCAGTGAAGGAATTGTTAAACATCGAAGAAGGTTTCACTTTAACGAG GCTATGCTTGAAATTAATGAACATATGCATAAAATTTGGAAGATTCAGATGGAACAAAAGTCTCTGCAGTCAAGTATTTCTGGTTGGGTCATGAATCTTCCTTTTGATTCAAAAGTTAAAGAATGGATAGCTGCGGAAGAAAGATATAAGCAAGATGTGCAGATGAAAAACATTCTTTTGGACGTAGCTGACAAGTTTCTTGTTAACCAGGCAGATCGTAGGAGAGGTGCTAGCATCCTTTGCTTTGATGAAATACAG ACGGTTGATGTTTTTGCCATTGTGGCATTATCTGGAATTCTTAGCAGATTGTTGAGTACTGGAACTGTTCTGGTGGCAACCAGTAATCGTGCACCAACGGACTTAAACCAG GATGGTATGCAAAGGGAGATCTTTCAAAAGCTACTAAAAAACCTTGATAAACATTGTGAAACTGTTCTAATTGGCAGTGAAGTTGATTATCGCCGCCTTATTGCTGAGAGATCTACAGACCAG GTCCACTACATTTGGCCTCTAAATAGCAACATTAAACGAGAATTTGAGGATACCTGGAATAAAATTAGTAAACAGGCTGGAGGAAGCATCATTTCACATACTATTCCTGTGATGTTTGGAAG AACATTGGAAGTTCCTGAGAGCTGCAATGGGGTGGCACGGTTCAACTTTGAATATCTGTGTGGTCGGACGGTACTATGCTCTT CTTGGAGCAGCAGACTACATTGCAGTGGCTAA